The proteins below are encoded in one region of Aminivibrio pyruvatiphilus:
- the hisH gene encoding imidazole glycerol phosphate synthase subunit HisH — MIAIVDYQVGNTGNVRRAFSSLGEEARLLSSPAELTPEFSLAVLPGVGAFGPASARLRASGWADRLIAWAAEEKPLLGICLGMQLLCERGLEEGIHPGLGLIPGEIRILEAEKIPHMGWNSVEWTGNPPEFSPAVSSGEYFYFVHSYALFDSAFAAGHTSLGGVSFTSMVLRGRIAGFQFHPERSGRAGLALLSGVAAHIAKEVP, encoded by the coding sequence ATGATCGCCATCGTCGACTACCAGGTGGGCAACACAGGCAACGTCCGCCGGGCTTTCAGCTCCCTCGGGGAGGAAGCCAGGCTTCTATCCTCCCCGGCGGAACTCACGCCGGAATTCTCACTGGCCGTTCTTCCCGGAGTGGGGGCCTTCGGCCCCGCATCGGCAAGACTCAGGGCGTCCGGCTGGGCGGACCGCCTCATCGCCTGGGCCGCGGAAGAAAAACCTCTTCTCGGCATCTGCCTCGGCATGCAGCTCCTCTGCGAACGGGGCCTCGAGGAAGGCATCCATCCCGGGCTGGGACTCATACCGGGAGAAATCCGCATTCTTGAAGCGGAGAAAATCCCCCACATGGGGTGGAACTCGGTGGAATGGACGGGAAATCCTCCGGAATTCTCCCCTGCGGTTTCCTCCGGAGAATATTTTTACTTCGTTCACAGCTACGCCCTGTTTGATTCCGCCTTTGCCGCGGGGCACACCTCCCTCGGAGGAGTATCCTTCACCTCCATGGTTCTCAGGGGAAGGATCGCCGGGTTCCAGTTCCACCCGGAACGAAGCGGCCGGGCGGGCCTGGCTCTTCTTTCCGGAGTTGCCGCCCATATTGCGAAGGAGGTCCCGTGA
- a CDS encoding imidazoleglycerol-phosphate dehydratase — MTVKLERTTKETVISLELLPEGGEVRVTVSCGFLRHMVELFAFHAGMGLVAEASGDEEVDWHHLTEDLGIVLGRAFGMAAAVAPRKRYGWCALPMDGSLVLAAADLGGRGQFEWKGTFPAEKCGDFDLELIPEFWKAFCRESRITLHAQALACDNAHHLAEALFKGAGRALREAFLPAENLQSTKGTFA, encoded by the coding sequence ATGACAGTGAAGCTGGAGCGGACAACGAAAGAAACGGTGATTTCCCTGGAACTTCTCCCCGAGGGAGGGGAAGTCAGGGTTACGGTTTCCTGCGGTTTTCTCCGCCACATGGTGGAGCTGTTCGCCTTCCATGCAGGCATGGGGCTGGTGGCGGAGGCGAGCGGAGATGAGGAGGTAGACTGGCATCACCTCACCGAGGACCTGGGCATCGTCCTGGGACGGGCCTTCGGCATGGCGGCGGCGGTAGCACCGAGAAAGCGTTACGGATGGTGCGCCCTCCCCATGGACGGCTCCCTCGTGCTGGCCGCGGCGGATCTGGGCGGCAGGGGGCAGTTTGAGTGGAAGGGTACTTTCCCGGCAGAAAAGTGCGGCGACTTTGACCTGGAACTCATCCCGGAATTCTGGAAGGCCTTCTGCAGGGAGAGCAGGATCACCCTCCACGCCCAGGCCCTCGCATGCGACAACGCCCACCATCTCGCCGAGGCCCTTTTCAAGGGTGCGGGAAGGGCCCTGAGAGAAGCGTTCCTCCCGGCGGAGAACCTACAAAGCACAAAGGGTACCTTTGCATGA
- a CDS encoding DRTGG domain-containing protein, which translates to MKLRDVVQNIRAEVLYGEELLDSIDIECAYGADLMSDVLAFARPGSLLLTGLTNIQIVRTAQMLDLPAVVFVRGKKPQEAAVKLASQIKMPVLLCQMSMFETCGLLFAKGILPCHIPDRGV; encoded by the coding sequence ATGAAATTGCGGGACGTGGTACAGAACATACGGGCAGAAGTGCTGTACGGAGAGGAACTGCTCGACTCCATCGATATCGAGTGCGCCTACGGCGCCGACCTCATGAGCGACGTGCTGGCCTTCGCCCGTCCGGGATCCCTTCTCCTCACCGGATTGACGAACATCCAGATTGTCAGGACCGCCCAGATGCTCGACCTCCCCGCGGTGGTTTTCGTCCGCGGTAAGAAACCCCAGGAGGCGGCAGTGAAGCTTGCGTCTCAGATCAAGATGCCGGTGCTTCTGTGCCAGATGAGCATGTTCGAGACGTGCGGCCTTCTCTTCGCAAAAGGAATTCTGCCCTGTCATATACCTGACAGAGGGGTGTAG
- a CDS encoding serine kinase, producing the protein MKISDITELLGLTVYSTGDPARELGGVITGDLLSFIMAEAREGWLWITIQVHLNVAAVAVLKEVPFVLTASGRKPEKDLVDRCLAEGITLAGTDLSSFEAAGRLWEAGLGRPS; encoded by the coding sequence ATGAAGATTTCCGACATTACAGAGCTTCTCGGTCTCACGGTCTATTCCACCGGAGATCCGGCCAGGGAGCTCGGAGGCGTCATTACAGGAGACCTGCTGAGCTTCATCATGGCGGAGGCCAGGGAAGGATGGCTCTGGATAACCATACAGGTTCATCTCAACGTGGCGGCGGTAGCGGTGCTGAAAGAAGTTCCCTTCGTTCTCACCGCGTCAGGGAGAAAGCCCGAAAAAGACCTTGTGGACCGCTGTCTTGCGGAAGGCATCACCCTGGCAGGCACTGACCTGTCATCCTTCGAGGCCGCCGGGCGGCTCTGGGAGGCCGGCCTGGGAAGGCCGTCATGA
- the hisG gene encoding ATP phosphoribosyltransferase — protein MLTIALPTGRVFSDAVEMISGAGLPCDGLASPGRKLVIESGDFRYILAKPSDVPLYVSYGTADLAFAGGDVLLESAMPVVELLDTGSGRCSVVVAGPRSQAERFRGHASELMGLKVATKYPRIADGHFSARGAQVDIIHLHGSIELAPKLGLSDCILDIVQTGSTLRANSLEVLEHVCDVSLRLVASRKSTALRWKEIQSVMNKIASLVKEKRP, from the coding sequence ATGCTCACCATAGCCCTTCCCACGGGCCGGGTATTTTCCGATGCCGTGGAAATGATCTCCGGAGCCGGACTGCCCTGCGACGGGCTCGCCTCCCCGGGAAGAAAACTCGTCATCGAATCGGGCGATTTCCGGTATATCCTCGCCAAGCCTTCCGACGTTCCCCTGTACGTGAGCTATGGAACGGCGGATCTGGCCTTTGCCGGGGGAGACGTCCTCCTTGAAAGCGCCATGCCTGTGGTGGAGCTGCTGGACACGGGGTCCGGCAGGTGTTCCGTGGTGGTGGCCGGACCAAGGAGCCAGGCGGAACGATTCCGGGGACACGCCTCTGAACTCATGGGACTGAAGGTTGCCACGAAATACCCCCGCATCGCGGACGGGCACTTCTCCGCCCGGGGAGCGCAGGTGGACATCATCCACCTCCACGGCTCCATCGAGCTGGCCCCCAAGCTCGGCCTGAGCGACTGCATCCTGGACATCGTCCAGACGGGCAGCACCCTCAGGGCAAACAGCCTGGAAGTCCTGGAGCACGTGTGCGACGTTTCCCTGAGGCTCGTGGCAAGCAGGAAAAGTACGGCGCTGAGGTGGAAGGAGATACAGTCGGTAATGAACAAAATAGCCTCCCTTGTGAAGGAGAAACGACCATGA
- a CDS encoding HisA/HisF-related TIM barrel protein, with the protein MEIYPAMDLFEGEIVRLREGRFEERTVFGSDIAGTARSFREAGAEWIHVIDLEGAKKGFPCHLSVIGTLLDAGLRVQYGGGLRTTENLDAAFSAGAERVYSGSLFASDPAGAEAFFSRYGARVIPAVDIRNGRVAVSGWQETANFSPERLVEGLTASGFSLFLVTAVHRDGTGTGPDREMYRRLSTSFPGISVIAAGGISSLKDIHALARDGMAGAVLGRALYDGTMRLEDALKEASAC; encoded by the coding sequence ATGGAAATTTACCCGGCCATGGACCTTTTCGAAGGAGAGATCGTCCGCCTCCGGGAAGGGCGTTTCGAGGAACGGACGGTGTTCGGCTCCGACATCGCGGGAACGGCCCGCTCTTTCCGGGAAGCGGGAGCGGAGTGGATCCACGTCATCGACCTCGAGGGGGCGAAGAAGGGATTCCCCTGCCACCTTTCCGTCATCGGAACGCTGCTGGACGCAGGACTCAGGGTCCAATACGGCGGAGGTCTCCGGACGACGGAAAACCTTGACGCAGCCTTTTCAGCGGGGGCAGAAAGAGTTTACTCAGGGAGCCTGTTCGCTTCTGACCCCGCCGGGGCGGAAGCATTCTTCAGCCGGTACGGGGCCAGAGTCATCCCTGCGGTAGACATCCGGAACGGCCGGGTTGCCGTCTCCGGCTGGCAGGAAACGGCGAACTTCTCCCCGGAACGGCTCGTGGAAGGATTGACAGCTTCGGGTTTTTCCCTCTTTCTTGTCACCGCCGTCCATAGGGATGGAACGGGAACGGGGCCTGACCGGGAAATGTACCGGAGGCTGAGCACCTCTTTCCCCGGCATTTCCGTTATCGCCGCCGGGGGCATTTCGTCCCTGAAGGACATCCACGCCCTTGCCCGGGACGGGATGGCCGGCGCCGTTCTGGGCAGGGCACTGTACGATGGAACGATGCGGCTCGAGGACGCCCTGAAGGAGGCTTCGGCATGCTGA
- a CDS encoding HAD family hydrolase: MAMKLLVTDIDETLSRGESVSPEVERACARLRENGWSLMVATGRILATAISHIRGIGSSLPAIVYDGGRVMDPSSGKSLCETPMDPSLALEIVGAGWHHPVELQIIGDEKAYCRYSDVMTRDFFSASGVPVDDSMESPSSPATVYRVIFHGVPGCIRTLQHELKSRFSGRAEVVQAGEGFLDILPPGVSKGAALAAWIDTLPERPELVVAAGDHHNDLELLAAAHIAAAPEDAAGDVLKIARVIMPSADRHGFAALADWLLEWEGSRYEIASPVVLL, translated from the coding sequence ATGGCGATGAAACTGCTAGTGACCGATATTGACGAAACCCTTTCCCGGGGCGAGTCCGTGTCCCCGGAGGTGGAGCGTGCCTGCGCCCGCCTGAGGGAGAACGGCTGGAGCCTCATGGTGGCCACAGGAAGAATTCTTGCGACGGCAATTTCCCATATCAGGGGGATAGGCTCTTCCCTTCCCGCCATAGTGTATGACGGGGGCAGAGTGATGGACCCCTCCAGCGGGAAGTCTCTCTGCGAGACTCCCATGGATCCTTCCCTTGCTCTGGAAATTGTCGGCGCAGGGTGGCATCATCCCGTGGAACTTCAGATCATCGGGGACGAGAAGGCCTATTGCCGCTACAGCGACGTGATGACAAGGGACTTTTTCTCCGCCTCCGGCGTGCCCGTGGATGACTCCATGGAAAGTCCTTCTTCTCCCGCGACAGTGTACAGGGTGATTTTCCACGGTGTTCCCGGCTGCATCAGGACCCTCCAGCACGAACTCAAGAGCCGGTTCTCCGGCAGGGCGGAGGTCGTTCAGGCAGGGGAAGGCTTTCTTGACATCCTGCCCCCGGGAGTGTCCAAGGGAGCGGCCCTTGCGGCATGGATCGATACCCTTCCCGAGAGGCCGGAGCTGGTGGTGGCGGCGGGAGACCATCACAACGACCTGGAACTTCTCGCAGCGGCCCATATCGCCGCCGCCCCTGAAGACGCAGCGGGTGACGTGCTGAAAATCGCCCGTGTCATCATGCCGTCGGCGGACAGGCACGGGTTCGCGGCCCTGGCGGACTGGCTGCTGGAGTGGGAAGGAAGCCGTTACGAAATCGCCTCCCCTGTTGTATTATTATAG
- a CDS encoding ATP-binding protein has translation MGQEPYVEEYTIQAGDFTAIGEASTKFRATLKMLGIPSEVVRRAAVVAYEAEMNAMIHAGGGTLRMTVASDHLEIMAADQGPGIPDVALAMQEGYSTASDEIRELGFGAGMGLPNIERNSDGMNIETEVGIGTILTARINFPGQ, from the coding sequence GTGGGGCAGGAGCCGTACGTCGAAGAGTACACCATCCAGGCGGGGGATTTTACCGCTATCGGCGAAGCCTCCACGAAATTCCGGGCGACCCTCAAGATGCTCGGAATTCCCTCGGAAGTTGTCCGGAGGGCGGCGGTGGTGGCCTATGAAGCTGAGATGAACGCCATGATCCATGCAGGTGGCGGGACTCTCCGAATGACGGTGGCATCGGATCATCTGGAGATCATGGCTGCGGACCAGGGGCCGGGCATTCCCGACGTGGCCCTGGCCATGCAGGAAGGATATTCCACCGCTTCGGACGAGATCCGGGAACTTGGGTTCGGGGCGGGCATGGGATTGCCCAATATCGAACGGAATTCCGACGGGATGAACATCGAGACGGAAGTGGGGATCGGAACGATCCTGACAGCGAGAATCAACTTTCCGGGACAGTGA
- a CDS encoding PHP domain-containing protein has translation MSLSPFWVDLHLHTVLSPCGELEMGAPEIVAAYRKADIALCAVTDHNASDNAEAVAGAAGVSPVVLPGMEVQTAEDIHIVVIFPGLSEAGDFQAWLWKKMPPVANRPEIFGDQLIINKDNGITGEQDILLVQGAGYSADETAEEVRSRGGLVILAHLDRPSFSYEAVLGPVPDDFPCHALELSPAVSHREFARWRERYPDRVFIRSSDSHRLTTISRDRCTAMMLESPCFREIELALCGQEGRSVVCPWGDGLSWRRSSSA, from the coding sequence ATGAGTCTTTCCCCCTTCTGGGTGGACCTTCATCTTCACACAGTCCTCTCTCCCTGCGGAGAGCTGGAAATGGGGGCTCCGGAGATCGTGGCGGCCTACAGGAAGGCGGATATCGCCCTCTGCGCGGTTACCGACCATAATGCGTCGGATAACGCGGAAGCCGTGGCCGGCGCCGCAGGAGTCAGCCCGGTCGTTCTCCCGGGGATGGAAGTCCAGACTGCCGAAGATATTCATATCGTCGTGATATTCCCCGGTCTTTCTGAGGCCGGGGATTTTCAGGCGTGGCTTTGGAAGAAAATGCCGCCTGTGGCAAACCGTCCGGAAATTTTCGGAGACCAGCTGATCATCAACAAGGACAACGGCATTACCGGAGAGCAGGATATTCTACTTGTCCAGGGAGCGGGATATTCCGCCGACGAGACGGCGGAAGAGGTCCGGAGCAGGGGAGGCCTTGTCATCCTCGCCCACCTGGACAGGCCGTCCTTTTCCTACGAGGCGGTTCTCGGTCCTGTGCCGGACGATTTTCCCTGCCACGCCCTGGAACTTTCCCCCGCCGTTTCCCACCGCGAATTCGCCCGATGGAGAGAGCGATATCCGGACCGGGTCTTCATCCGTTCTTCAGATTCCCACAGGCTTACCACCATCTCCCGGGACAGATGCACCGCCATGATGCTCGAATCTCCATGCTTCCGGGAAATTGAACTGGCTCTCTGCGGTCAGGAGGGACGCTCTGTAGTCTGCCCCTGGGGTGACGGTTTGTCGTGGCGCCGTTCCAGTTCGGCGTAG
- a CDS encoding adenosine-specific kinase encodes MPEITRWSLVQLEFPEDCNIILGQSHFIKTVEDLFEALVTSSPSLRFGIAFCEASGDCLIRRDGNDEDLVAAATANAEKIACGHSFLVVLRNGYPINVLNRIKDCQEVCRIFAATANPIQAIVCESAQGRGIAGVIDGFVPRGVETGEDEEKRKFLLRSIIGYKR; translated from the coding sequence ATGCCGGAAATCACAAGGTGGTCCCTTGTGCAGCTGGAGTTCCCCGAGGACTGCAATATCATCCTGGGGCAGAGCCACTTTATCAAGACGGTGGAGGATCTTTTCGAGGCCCTCGTAACCTCTTCGCCATCCCTCCGTTTCGGAATCGCCTTCTGCGAAGCTTCGGGAGACTGCCTCATCCGGAGGGACGGAAACGATGAAGATCTGGTGGCAGCGGCCACTGCGAACGCGGAAAAAATAGCCTGCGGGCATTCATTCTTGGTGGTTCTCCGGAACGGCTATCCCATCAATGTCCTCAACAGGATCAAGGACTGCCAGGAGGTTTGCCGGATTTTCGCCGCCACCGCGAACCCGATACAGGCTATCGTGTGCGAGAGCGCCCAGGGGAGAGGTATCGCCGGTGTTATCGACGGCTTTGTTCCCAGGGGCGTGGAAACCGGTGAAGATGAGGAGAAAAGAAAATTTCTCCTCCGCTCGATCATCGGTTACAAAAGGTGA
- a CDS encoding [Fe-Fe] hydrogenase large subunit C-terminal domain-containing protein produces the protein MSGGIRVREARCRGCANCIKSCPTEAIRVIDGLIRIIPDLCIDCGECIRSCRDKAITVNEDEWDLLRSREGLILMADPTFYVQVGAYSRPRLMKEALEFHGLRDIAEFASIAFDLAAYASAAIIREGGDNLPYISTYCPAVIRLIQINFPELVGRILPVESPLETAVTIWRNATGGKEKVTLVAPCPAKATLVRNPVGRGKSSLEYVVSVKKVIRDLLAYNVKVTGTKTRAISRRWLLWSITGGEARHISSFSDKGLTSVAVSGLRNTMDLLNELELGRLGGVDFIECRACDLGCIGGTGTYESRFLSQLRLENIETEWLPSHEEMEEIRSWYDKGIWRLDNPIQVKERLPLSQDLGEAMAKLREMDAIYAGLPHIDCGSCGRPSCRALAEDIVRGQGDETDCIFKLRERITALSGEIRSLSSKLPHTLHPSGKRRQGT, from the coding sequence GTGTCCGGAGGAATTAGGGTTCGTGAGGCCCGGTGCCGAGGGTGCGCCAACTGCATAAAATCGTGTCCCACCGAAGCGATCCGGGTGATCGACGGGCTGATACGCATTATCCCCGACCTCTGCATTGACTGCGGGGAATGCATACGAAGCTGCAGGGACAAGGCCATCACCGTGAACGAGGATGAATGGGATCTCCTCCGGTCCAGGGAAGGACTGATTCTCATGGCCGACCCGACCTTTTACGTGCAGGTGGGCGCTTATTCCCGCCCGCGGCTGATGAAAGAGGCCCTGGAATTTCACGGGCTCAGGGACATTGCCGAGTTTGCATCAATAGCGTTTGACCTTGCGGCATATGCTTCGGCTGCCATTATCAGGGAAGGGGGAGACAATCTTCCCTACATCTCCACCTACTGTCCTGCCGTCATCAGGCTCATCCAGATCAACTTTCCCGAACTCGTGGGGAGGATCCTCCCGGTGGAATCTCCCCTGGAGACTGCGGTCACCATCTGGAGGAACGCCACGGGCGGAAAGGAAAAAGTGACCCTCGTCGCACCCTGTCCCGCAAAGGCGACTCTCGTCCGGAATCCCGTGGGGAGAGGGAAAAGCTCTCTTGAGTACGTGGTGAGCGTAAAAAAGGTCATCCGCGACCTTCTCGCCTACAACGTCAAGGTCACGGGTACGAAGACCAGGGCTATCAGCAGGCGGTGGCTGCTCTGGTCCATTACCGGCGGGGAGGCCAGGCACATTTCGTCCTTCTCCGACAAGGGGCTGACTTCCGTCGCCGTTTCGGGCCTGCGGAATACCATGGACCTGCTCAACGAGCTGGAGCTCGGTCGGCTCGGGGGAGTGGACTTTATCGAGTGCAGGGCCTGTGACCTCGGGTGCATTGGTGGAACGGGAACCTACGAGTCCCGGTTCCTTTCCCAGCTCCGCCTGGAGAACATCGAGACGGAGTGGCTTCCCTCCCACGAGGAGATGGAAGAAATCCGCTCCTGGTACGACAAGGGAATATGGCGCCTGGATAATCCCATCCAGGTTAAGGAGCGGCTGCCCCTTTCCCAGGACCTGGGAGAGGCCATGGCCAAACTCCGGGAGATGGACGCCATCTATGCCGGGTTACCCCACATCGACTGCGGTTCCTGCGGACGCCCCTCCTGCCGGGCCCTGGCGGAGGATATTGTCCGCGGGCAGGGAGACGAGACGGACTGCATCTTCAAGCTGAGGGAGCGGATTACCGCCCTCAGCGGGGAGATACGGTCCCTTTCCTCCAAGCTTCCCCACACCCTTCACCCCTCGGGAAAAAGGAGGCAGGGAACATGA
- the hisF gene encoding imidazole glycerol phosphate synthase subunit HisF, with product MLTKRIIPCLDVKEGRVVKGVNFVNLRDAGDPARMAAAYMAEGADELVFLDITASAERRKTMTAWVSAVADALFIPFTVGGGISSVEQARDIITLGADKISLNSAAVRNPSLIGECAALLGKQAVVLAVDARRCGNGKWEVFIDGGRTAAGLDALEWISEGVRRGCGEILLTSMDRDGVKTGYDDELNALVSGMVSVPLIASGGAGSMEHILDTFRAGSDAALAASIFHFGEIRIPDLKRYLAERGVPVRPSR from the coding sequence ATGCTGACGAAAAGAATCATCCCCTGCCTGGACGTCAAGGAGGGAAGAGTGGTCAAGGGAGTGAACTTTGTGAACCTCAGGGACGCCGGCGATCCTGCCCGGATGGCTGCGGCCTACATGGCGGAAGGAGCCGATGAACTGGTTTTCCTCGACATCACGGCCTCGGCGGAACGCAGGAAAACAATGACCGCCTGGGTTTCGGCGGTGGCCGACGCTCTGTTCATCCCCTTCACCGTGGGAGGCGGAATTTCCTCGGTGGAACAGGCAAGGGACATTATCACCCTCGGGGCGGACAAAATCTCGCTGAACTCTGCCGCGGTCCGCAATCCTTCCCTTATCGGAGAATGCGCCGCCCTGCTCGGAAAGCAGGCAGTAGTCCTGGCGGTGGACGCAAGGCGATGCGGAAATGGAAAGTGGGAGGTCTTTATTGACGGAGGAAGAACCGCTGCAGGTCTGGATGCCCTGGAGTGGATCAGCGAAGGCGTCCGCAGGGGGTGCGGGGAAATTCTGCTGACCTCCATGGACAGGGACGGTGTAAAAACAGGCTACGACGACGAGCTCAACGCCCTCGTTTCGGGAATGGTCTCCGTTCCCCTCATCGCCTCAGGCGGAGCGGGATCCATGGAGCACATCCTGGACACATTCCGGGCAGGAAGCGACGCCGCCCTGGCGGCATCCATCTTTCATTTCGGGGAGATACGCATCCCGGATCTGAAACGCTATCTTGCGGAACGGGGCGTTCCCGTCCGCCCGTCGAGGTGA
- the hisIE gene encoding bifunctional phosphoribosyl-AMP cyclohydrolase/phosphoribosyl-ATP diphosphatase HisIE, translated as MAFSLDDVKFGSDGLVPVIVQDVLSGEVLMMAWANRESLETTLSSGMMTFWSRSRNEIWKKGETSGNTLALQELRLDCDGDALLAMVEPAGPACHTGERSCFHKLLTPPCEGRGTFPGVLWRYLEKRRLDDPAESYTARLLSKGLRRVAQKVGEEGVETALAVAAGDRKETICEAADLLYHLEAALLASGVSPREIYAELERRHDKPSPQGQTTERPS; from the coding sequence GTGGCATTCTCATTGGACGATGTGAAATTCGGCAGCGACGGTCTGGTTCCCGTCATCGTGCAGGACGTGCTTTCAGGTGAGGTACTCATGATGGCCTGGGCGAACAGGGAATCCCTGGAAACCACCCTTTCCTCGGGCATGATGACCTTCTGGAGCAGGTCACGGAATGAGATATGGAAGAAGGGGGAAACAAGCGGCAACACCCTCGCCCTCCAGGAACTCCGGCTGGACTGCGACGGGGATGCTCTTCTCGCCATGGTTGAACCGGCCGGGCCCGCCTGCCATACGGGAGAGCGGTCGTGTTTCCACAAGCTCCTCACACCCCCCTGCGAAGGGAGGGGCACCTTTCCGGGGGTTCTCTGGAGATACCTGGAGAAACGGCGTCTCGACGACCCGGCTGAAAGCTACACCGCCCGGCTCCTTTCAAAGGGACTGCGGAGGGTGGCACAGAAGGTCGGTGAGGAAGGGGTTGAGACCGCCCTCGCCGTGGCGGCCGGAGACAGGAAGGAGACCATATGCGAGGCGGCGGACCTCCTCTACCACCTCGAGGCGGCCCTGCTTGCTTCAGGCGTGAGCCCCAGGGAAATCTACGCCGAACTGGAACGGCGCCACGACAAACCGTCACCCCAGGGGCAGACTACAGAGCGTCCCTCCTGA
- a CDS encoding ABC transporter substrate-binding protein, whose amino-acid sequence MYLKRIFLLLVLPFLLFPRPVFAGDLAIGVEDGWIWQVAVLPPPEGWESERGKSALGAVRYAEWKVKDSADGVAGRDIRFLKEEPLSRGDAEERVARWRENGIAAVLSLGGTEDVSVLRPLLGRSGPVFLSAYGEGSDIGEGGVPLPMMFALDLYRDFRIAAFAEYAKRTLGPASGVAILGDRFDPSLERFARNLGDMLSSSGYSVSHFWLPGAGPDSFRMIEAEAISEGASVLVSWAGSMVVRDIWRAVRRKEGAFRIWYGGEPGRILLSFNGIIAADQNVPLVRDRTFVTLGREIWRRTRTVVKDESAAGRAYAACDWIFEGFRRAGSKDPGPLARAMESVSGIALGSSTLSVNPATHRPFAREAAILEVDNRAFRLVDFFQVTGPEYLP is encoded by the coding sequence ATGTACTTAAAAAGAATTTTTCTTCTTCTGGTTCTGCCGTTCCTGCTTTTCCCCCGCCCGGTTTTCGCGGGGGATCTTGCCATAGGGGTGGAGGACGGATGGATCTGGCAGGTGGCGGTGCTGCCTCCTCCGGAAGGCTGGGAGAGCGAGAGAGGAAAGTCTGCTCTCGGGGCTGTCCGCTATGCAGAGTGGAAGGTGAAGGACAGTGCCGACGGCGTGGCCGGCCGGGACATCCGTTTTTTGAAGGAGGAACCCCTTTCCCGGGGTGACGCTGAGGAGCGTGTAGCCCGCTGGAGGGAAAATGGGATCGCCGCTGTGCTTTCCCTGGGTGGAACCGAAGACGTTTCTGTCCTTCGCCCCCTTCTCGGCAGGTCGGGGCCCGTTTTTCTGTCCGCCTACGGCGAGGGAAGCGACATCGGCGAAGGAGGGGTTCCCCTTCCCATGATGTTTGCCCTGGATCTCTACAGGGACTTCCGGATCGCGGCTTTTGCTGAATATGCAAAGAGGACTCTGGGCCCGGCATCCGGGGTGGCAATCCTCGGAGACCGTTTCGACCCCTCCCTGGAACGTTTTGCCAGAAACCTGGGTGACATGCTGTCCTCTTCCGGCTATTCCGTCAGCCACTTCTGGCTGCCGGGAGCGGGGCCTGATTCTTTCCGGATGATCGAAGCCGAGGCCATATCGGAAGGTGCGTCCGTTCTTGTGTCCTGGGCAGGTTCCATGGTCGTCCGGGATATCTGGAGAGCAGTCCGGAGAAAAGAAGGAGCATTTCGGATATGGTACGGAGGGGAACCCGGGCGGATCCTTCTTTCCTTTAACGGCATCATCGCAGCAGACCAGAACGTTCCCCTCGTGCGTGACCGGACTTTCGTCACCCTTGGGCGGGAAATTTGGAGGCGAACCAGGACGGTTGTCAAGGATGAGAGCGCCGCCGGCAGGGCCTACGCTGCATGCGATTGGATCTTCGAGGGTTTCCGAAGGGCAGGATCCAAGGATCCGGGACCCCTTGCGAGAGCCATGGAGTCCGTTTCGGGCATAGCTCTCGGTTCTTCAACCCTTTCGGTCAATCCTGCAACCCACCGTCCCTTTGCCAGGGAAGCCGCCATTCTTGAGGTGGACAACCGGGCGTTCCGGCTGGTTGATTTTTTCCAGGTCACCGGCCCGGAATATTTACCATGA